The region CCACGACAGGTTCGATTCTTGGCCCCTTGCCGCGGCGGCATACAACGCCGGCGAGGGGAAGATCCAGCGCGCGGTGGCGAGATACAAGTCCGACGATTATTCCGAACTCATCCGCCACCGGTACCTTGCCCAGGAGACGAAGGACTACGTCCCCAAGATGATCGCCGCCCTGAGCATCGCGAAGGAGCCGGACCGGTACGGATTCGGAGAGGTGCAATACGAGGATCCGCTGGTGTTCGACAAGGTGTCCGTCCCGGGAGGCACCGACCTGGAGGCGATGGGACGGATCCTCGGCGTGGACGTCGAATTGCTGAGGGAGCTGAACCCGGAGCTCAAGCGCTTCTGCACCCCCCCGAACCAGGAAGAGTACCAGATCCGCCTCCCGAAGGGATTCGGCCCGATCGCCGGGGAGCGGAAGGAAGAGATTCGGACGGACGCGAAGGTGACCTTCCTCCTGCACTCCGTCGGAAAGAAGGAGACGCTCGCGTCGCTTTCGAAACGGTACAACACCCCCGTCTCCGTCCTGAAGGAGATCAACGGGCTACGGCGCGATTCCCCCGGCCGTTCCTCCCGCATGATCATCCCCGTCACCGGCCTCTCCGAGGAGGATTTGGCCCCCGGCAGGGAGATATCGCCCGACCAGCTCAAGCTCGCGCACATGCGCGTCGAGGAGGGGTATCGGAGGGGGAAGAAGATTCGGGTGCGGAAGGGAGAGACGCTGTCGAACATCGCCCGGAAGACCGGCGTCCCGGTCCGGGAACTGATGCGCGCAAACGGCCTCCGCAATCCCGGCATGCTCCGGGCGGGCGCCATCCTCCGGATTCCACGGGCCGGGTCGGTTTCCGGGGGGAATGGCCGGACGGGCGCACCGGGCAACGCGAAGAGCCTCCGGCACGTCGTCCGTCCCGGGGATACCCTCTCGTCGATCGCCAGGAAGCAC is a window of Candidatus Deferrimicrobiaceae bacterium DNA encoding:
- a CDS encoding LysM peptidoglycan-binding domain-containing protein, with the translated sequence MSAKRSMLFLASLPFFVILVTMPSPARAVEKENLPRPWLSSVLTPRAAFGKEASAVPGPLPAQGPAAPEKGKAGGSLSPQVATGQGALSPTEGEGEKEPDLVMSPKDVEGEVARNEEPEAVEERDGGFFTNATEELDKGNEGMYAGLTASIDKFIRYFQSRGRSRFELWLSRSGKYSELMREILAKYGLPGDLVYLALIESGFSPKAYSVARAAGPWQFIAGTARRYGLRVDWWADERRDYEKSTHAAASYLRDLHDRFDSWPLAAAAYNAGEGKIQRAVARYKSDDYSELIRHRYLAQETKDYVPKMIAALSIAKEPDRYGFGEVQYEDPLVFDKVSVPGGTDLEAMGRILGVDVELLRELNPELKRFCTPPNQEEYQIRLPKGFGPIAGERKEEIRTDAKVTFLLHSVGKKETLASLSKRYNTPVSVLKEINGLRRDSPGRSSRMIIPVTGLSEEDLAPGREISPDQLKLAHMRVEEGYRRGKKIRVRKGETLSNIARKTGVPVRELMRANGLRNPGMLRAGAILRIPRAGSVSGGNGRTGAPGNAKSLRHVVRPGDTLSSIARKHSVDVDRLAERNQMNPGESLRSGRVLLIPTES